In Halapricum desulfuricans, a single window of DNA contains:
- the glpK gene encoding glycerol kinase GlpK produces the protein MSDTYVGAIDQGTTGTRFMVFDHDGTVAASAYEKHEQIYPEPGWVEHDPMEIWENTKDVVIEALAQAGIEASQLEAIGVTNQRETTIVWDAETGKPVHNAIVWQDRRTTDRVEELQEEDKVEWIREKTGLEVDAYFSATKVEWLLEEGDPVKMQRSRPQDNKERAEAGELMMGTPDAWIIYNLTGNNITDVTNASRTMLYNIRDMEWDEELLEEFGVPEVMLPEVRPSSDEDYYGHTDADGFLDAEVPVAGALGDQQAALFGQTCFDAGDAKNTYGTGSFFLMNTGEEAVKSDHGLLTTVGFQRSGEPVQYALEGSIFITGAAIEWLEDVELIDDPTETAELARSVDSTDGVYMVPAFTGLGAPHWDGRARGTIVGMTRGTRREHIVRATLESIAYQTRDVAEAMEADSGVEMTSLKVDGGAVKNNFLVQLQSDIIQTEIARPQVDETTALGAAYAAGLAVGYWETLDELRQNWQVDRSFEPEMDPNKADKLHDRWEDAVERSLDWAREE, from the coding sequence ATGTCAGACACATACGTCGGTGCGATCGATCAGGGGACGACCGGCACCCGCTTCATGGTCTTCGACCATGACGGGACGGTCGCTGCAAGCGCGTACGAAAAGCACGAACAGATCTATCCGGAACCGGGTTGGGTCGAGCACGATCCGATGGAGATCTGGGAAAACACCAAAGACGTCGTCATCGAGGCGCTGGCGCAGGCTGGAATCGAGGCCAGTCAGCTCGAAGCGATCGGCGTGACAAACCAGCGTGAGACGACGATCGTGTGGGACGCCGAGACAGGCAAGCCGGTCCACAACGCCATCGTCTGGCAGGACCGCCGGACGACCGACCGCGTCGAGGAACTGCAGGAAGAGGACAAAGTCGAGTGGATCCGCGAGAAGACCGGTCTGGAAGTTGACGCCTACTTCTCGGCGACCAAGGTCGAGTGGCTACTCGAGGAGGGCGATCCGGTGAAGATGCAGCGTTCGCGTCCGCAGGACAACAAGGAGCGCGCCGAAGCCGGCGAGCTCATGATGGGGACGCCGGACGCCTGGATCATCTACAACCTCACGGGCAACAACATCACGGACGTCACCAACGCCTCGCGGACGATGCTGTACAACATCCGCGACATGGAGTGGGACGAGGAACTCCTCGAGGAGTTCGGCGTGCCCGAGGTCATGCTGCCCGAGGTTCGCCCGTCCAGCGACGAGGACTACTACGGCCACACCGACGCCGACGGGTTCCTCGACGCCGAGGTGCCGGTTGCCGGCGCGCTCGGCGACCAGCAGGCGGCGCTGTTCGGCCAGACCTGCTTCGACGCCGGTGACGCGAAGAACACCTACGGGACGGGTTCGTTCTTCCTGATGAACACCGGCGAAGAGGCCGTCAAAAGCGATCACGGCCTGCTGACGACGGTCGGCTTCCAGCGCTCCGGTGAGCCCGTCCAGTACGCCCTGGAGGGGTCGATCTTCATCACCGGCGCTGCGATCGAGTGGCTCGAGGACGTCGAACTCATCGACGACCCGACGGAGACGGCCGAACTCGCGCGGTCGGTCGACTCGACCGACGGCGTGTACATGGTGCCCGCGTTCACCGGGCTCGGTGCGCCACACTGGGACGGTCGCGCACGCGGGACAATCGTCGGGATGACCCGCGGTACCCGTCGCGAGCACATCGTGCGGGCGACGCTGGAGTCGATCGCCTACCAGACCCGCGACGTCGCGGAAGCGATGGAGGCCGACTCGGGCGTCGAGATGACGAGCCTCAAGGTCGACGGTGGCGCGGTCAAGAACAACTTCCTCGTCCAGTTGCAGTCTGACATCATCCAGACGGAGATCGCACGCCCACAGGTCGACGAGACCACTGCGCTGGGCGCGGCTTACGCGGCCGGGCTCGCGGTCGGTTACTGGGAGACACTGGACGAGCTCCGACAGAACTGGCAGGTGGATCGCTCCTTCGAGCCCGAGATGGACCCGAACAAGGCGGACAAACTGCACGACCGCTGGGAAGACGCCGTCGAGCGCTCGCTCGACTGGGCACGGGAGGAATAA
- a CDS encoding universal stress protein — MTLHTILLAVGPDDNHRAEELAEAVVEIGKPADAEVVIGHVFTESEFRRAAERLDFDDDLADPNEVAKRHQTVRTMTELLDEAGVDYTIRGEVGEHAEEIVELATKVEADRVVVGGRKRSPTGKAVFGSTAQAVMLDAPCPVTFVRGEDKE; from the coding sequence ATGACGCTTCATACGATCCTGCTGGCAGTCGGACCGGACGACAACCACCGCGCGGAGGAGCTCGCCGAGGCCGTCGTCGAGATCGGGAAACCGGCCGACGCGGAGGTCGTCATCGGTCACGTGTTCACCGAAAGCGAGTTCCGGCGAGCGGCCGAGCGCCTGGACTTCGACGACGACCTGGCAGACCCCAACGAGGTCGCAAAGCGCCACCAGACGGTACGGACGATGACGGAGCTGCTCGACGAGGCCGGCGTCGACTACACGATCCGCGGAGAGGTCGGCGAACACGCCGAGGAGATCGTCGAACTCGCGACGAAAGTCGAGGCCGATCGCGTCGTCGTCGGCGGTCGCAAGCGCTCGCCGACCGGCAAGGCCGTGTTCGGATCGACCGCGCAGGCGGTCATGCTCGACGCGCCCTGTCCGGTGACGTTCGTGCGCGGCGAAGACAAAGAGTAG
- the ptsP gene encoding phosphoenolpyruvate--protein phosphotransferase, producing MSERRLEGTGVTPLSGVGTVIWYDQEVDLPEPPAPDEVDPDAEHDRFETALDAAREELQAERDRTAEEVGEDEAAIFDAHLQFLDDPQITGAVEDAIDEGLPAEHAVREGFEGAIEQMEAAGGRMAERADDLRDIRDRLLRIVTDSERLDLSELPEGTVLLAEMLTPSDTAQLDPERVAGFATAKGGRTSHAAIFARSIGIPAVVGVGEQLLEIEADAEIVVDGEAGEVVVDPDEATRERAAESRDVEIRTERVATADGEPVEVAANIGTAAELEGAVAQGADAVGLFRTEFLFLDRATPPDEDEQLETYVEALDAFPEGRVVVRTLDIGGDKPIPYVDAEEEENPFLGTRGIRRSLGPDAELFRTQLRALLRAGAEGDGELAVMFPMVATVKEVDRSLAVIEDVRAELDEDGLAYEMPELGVMVETPAAVFMGEQLAERLDFFSIGTNDLTQYVMAASRQNEAVAHLHNPRDPAVLRAIDRAVDAAHAGDAWIGMCGEMAGDPELTELLVGLGLDELSMSAVTIPDVKANVVEIDTAEAREFAEQALASETKAQVNERLEE from the coding sequence ATGAGTGAACGCCGCCTCGAGGGGACCGGCGTCACGCCTCTCTCGGGCGTCGGCACCGTCATCTGGTACGACCAGGAGGTCGACCTCCCGGAACCGCCAGCGCCCGACGAGGTCGACCCCGACGCCGAACACGACCGTTTCGAGACGGCGCTGGACGCCGCTCGCGAGGAACTCCAGGCCGAGCGCGACCGGACGGCCGAGGAAGTCGGCGAGGACGAGGCGGCAATCTTCGATGCGCATCTGCAGTTTCTTGACGACCCCCAGATCACGGGTGCCGTCGAGGACGCCATCGATGAGGGGTTGCCGGCCGAGCACGCCGTCCGGGAGGGGTTCGAGGGCGCGATCGAGCAGATGGAAGCGGCGGGCGGCCGGATGGCCGAACGCGCGGACGACCTGCGCGATATCCGTGACCGGCTGCTCCGGATCGTCACCGACTCCGAGCGCCTCGACCTGTCGGAACTGCCCGAGGGCACGGTCCTGCTCGCGGAGATGCTCACGCCCAGCGACACCGCGCAGCTCGACCCCGAGCGCGTGGCCGGCTTCGCGACCGCGAAGGGCGGACGGACCTCTCACGCGGCGATTTTCGCCCGGTCGATCGGGATCCCCGCCGTCGTCGGCGTCGGCGAACAACTGCTGGAGATCGAGGCCGACGCCGAGATCGTCGTCGACGGCGAGGCCGGCGAGGTGGTCGTCGATCCCGACGAGGCGACCCGCGAGCGCGCCGCGGAGAGCCGAGACGTCGAGATCCGGACCGAACGCGTCGCGACGGCGGACGGCGAGCCCGTCGAGGTCGCAGCCAACATCGGCACCGCCGCGGAGCTTGAGGGGGCAGTCGCGCAGGGCGCCGATGCAGTCGGACTGTTCCGGACGGAGTTCCTGTTTCTCGACCGGGCGACGCCGCCGGACGAGGACGAACAGCTCGAGACCTACGTTGAGGCGCTGGACGCGTTCCCGGAGGGGCGCGTGGTCGTGCGAACGCTCGACATCGGCGGCGACAAGCCGATCCCCTACGTCGACGCCGAGGAGGAGGAAAACCCGTTCCTCGGGACGCGGGGGATCCGTCGGTCGCTCGGGCCCGACGCGGAGCTGTTCCGGACCCAGCTGCGGGCGCTCCTGCGGGCGGGTGCCGAGGGTGACGGCGAGCTGGCCGTGATGTTCCCGATGGTCGCGACGGTCAAGGAAGTCGACCGGAGTCTCGCCGTGATCGAGGACGTGCGGGCGGAACTGGACGAGGACGGGCTCGCCTACGAGATGCCCGAACTGGGCGTGATGGTCGAGACGCCGGCCGCGGTGTTCATGGGCGAACAGCTGGCCGAGCGGCTCGATTTCTTCAGCATCGGGACCAACGACCTCACGCAGTACGTGATGGCCGCGTCACGCCAGAACGAGGCCGTCGCACACCTCCACAACCCGCGCGATCCGGCCGTGTTGCGCGCGATCGACCGCGCCGTCGATGCGGCTCACGCCGGCGACGCCTGGATCGGGATGTGTGGCGAGATGGCAGGCGACCCGGAACTGACGGAGCTGTTGGTCGGCCTCGGACTCGACGAGTTGAGCATGAGTGCCGTCACGATCCCGGACGTGAAGGCAAACGTCGTCGAGATCGACACGGCCGAGGCACGTGAGTTCGCGGAGCAGGCGCTCGCGAGTGAAACGAAAGCACAGGTGAACGAACGACTCGAAGAGTGA
- a CDS encoding MFS transporter translates to MSDPSPTVLKYYLYRATSGPGFTYPIYTLFLLLNGLSYTEIGIIATIQALIVVGGEIPTGYVGDRIGRRNSLVIAAVMFLISNVGYLLATDFWGFLFVFGTLSFGQTFVSGSGSAWLYDTLQEHDIEGEYTRISGRAGAISKGVRAVTMIAGGLLYVADPYYPFYAAVALSVLNISLVVRLPKNAAYATGDERQAEGESLSMLEALPTIRDRITSRELRWFVVYLSLFSGALMTADMYIQPVVRDALEQSFGAVLATYGVEEAATLGFFYATFMGVSAIGSDYAAEIESWLGVRKAMLLLPVGIAVFYLVPVFAPVAVFPMFFVMKGSNSLIFPISSRYINDHIGSVGRATVISAIAMVRAVAGIPFRVGSGAFADLFTPIAAVAALGACFLAGAALLYAFATPIREGDVPDQSGASTATPEPVD, encoded by the coding sequence ATGTCAGATCCGTCCCCTACTGTTCTGAAGTATTACCTGTACCGCGCGACCAGCGGCCCGGGCTTTACCTATCCGATCTACACGCTCTTTCTGCTGTTGAACGGCCTGAGCTACACCGAAATCGGGATCATCGCGACGATACAGGCGCTCATCGTCGTCGGCGGGGAGATCCCGACTGGGTACGTCGGCGATCGGATCGGGCGTCGCAACAGCCTCGTTATCGCGGCCGTCATGTTCCTGATCTCCAACGTGGGCTATCTACTCGCCACCGACTTCTGGGGGTTCCTGTTCGTCTTCGGGACGCTCTCGTTCGGGCAGACGTTCGTCTCCGGAAGCGGAAGCGCCTGGCTGTACGACACCCTGCAGGAACACGACATCGAGGGCGAGTACACGCGGATCTCCGGCCGTGCAGGCGCGATTTCGAAAGGCGTCCGGGCGGTCACGATGATCGCCGGGGGACTGCTGTACGTCGCCGACCCGTACTATCCGTTCTACGCCGCGGTGGCCCTGAGCGTACTCAACATCAGCCTCGTCGTCCGCCTCCCGAAGAACGCCGCCTACGCCACCGGCGACGAGCGACAGGCCGAGGGCGAGAGCCTCTCGATGCTCGAGGCGTTACCGACGATCAGGGATCGGATCACGAGCCGGGAGCTGCGGTGGTTCGTGGTCTACCTGTCGCTGTTCTCCGGCGCGTTGATGACCGCCGACATGTACATCCAGCCGGTGGTTCGCGACGCGCTCGAACAGTCGTTCGGTGCAGTGCTTGCGACCTACGGCGTCGAGGAAGCCGCGACGCTGGGCTTCTTCTACGCCACGTTCATGGGCGTCTCGGCCATCGGGAGCGATTACGCCGCCGAGATCGAGTCCTGGCTCGGCGTCCGCAAAGCGATGCTGCTGCTGCCGGTCGGGATCGCGGTCTTCTATCTGGTCCCCGTGTTCGCACCGGTCGCGGTCTTCCCGATGTTCTTCGTGATGAAGGGGTCGAACAGTCTGATATTCCCGATCTCGAGTCGGTACATCAACGATCACATCGGCTCAGTCGGTCGTGCGACGGTCATCTCCGCGATTGCGATGGTTCGGGCGGTCGCCGGTATCCCGTTCCGCGTCGGAAGCGGCGCGTTCGCGGATCTGTTCACGCCGATCGCCGCTGTCGCGGCACTCGGGGCCTGCTTCCTGGCCGGTGCCGCGCTGCTGTACGCGTTCGCGACGCCGATCCGCGAGGGCGACGTGCCCGACCAGTCGGGGGCATCGACAGCAACGCCCGAACCGGTCGACTAG
- a CDS encoding anaerobic glycerol-3-phosphate dehydrogenase subunit C, protein MSDARDPTQFDPVVPNTGEEYEPLEVFPDDEDFDLRPGADSCYKCSTCDTNCPVAEVDDDFPGPKFQGPEQWRLKQTDDDYEIDPSISECSNCLRCDTSCPSGVNLAQMHNTARGEYVDNQMSKLSVKYIRNRILANYRTSAYFASMFPRTANFFMNFGPVRWAMEKVLHVPSEREFPEFATQTFRQWWSERGGAKVHSDDKKIAYFHGCYSNYNTPEVAKALVRIYEHFGYEVMVPPQKCSGTPMFANGMLDDARRHAETNVEELTAAIEEGADVVASCTSCSMALRNEYPELFDIDGIDDLAAHTYDAVEYLRIHTDVRQELEAAEVSGELEEEFAYHAPCHARNQGLERQAIELFRDLDGVAVEDVGESCSGISGTYGWKSEKYEKSMEIGSEMFEHMEESEGTTGMTECPTCASQMEHGTGYEVRHPLELIEAALID, encoded by the coding sequence ATGAGCGACGCTAGAGACCCAACGCAGTTCGACCCAGTCGTACCGAATACGGGCGAGGAATACGAACCGCTCGAGGTCTTCCCCGACGACGAGGATTTCGACCTCCGTCCCGGCGCGGATTCGTGTTACAAGTGTTCGACCTGTGATACTAACTGTCCCGTCGCGGAAGTCGACGACGACTTCCCGGGGCCGAAGTTCCAGGGCCCCGAACAGTGGCGGCTCAAACAGACGGACGACGACTACGAGATCGATCCGTCGATCTCGGAGTGTTCGAACTGCCTTCGGTGTGATACGTCTTGTCCCTCCGGGGTCAATCTGGCCCAGATGCACAACACCGCCCGCGGGGAGTACGTCGACAACCAGATGTCGAAGCTCTCGGTCAAGTACATCCGCAACCGGATCCTCGCCAACTACCGGACCTCCGCGTACTTCGCGAGCATGTTCCCGCGGACGGCAAACTTCTTCATGAACTTCGGTCCGGTCCGGTGGGCGATGGAGAAGGTGCTGCACGTCCCCAGCGAGCGGGAGTTCCCCGAGTTCGCCACCCAGACGTTCCGCCAGTGGTGGTCCGAACGCGGCGGCGCGAAAGTCCACTCGGACGACAAGAAGATCGCGTACTTCCACGGCTGTTACTCGAACTACAACACGCCCGAGGTCGCGAAGGCACTGGTCCGCATCTACGAGCACTTCGGCTACGAGGTCATGGTCCCGCCCCAGAAGTGCTCGGGGACGCCGATGTTCGCAAACGGGATGCTCGACGACGCCCGCCGCCACGCCGAGACCAACGTCGAGGAACTCACGGCCGCGATCGAGGAGGGGGCCGACGTCGTCGCCTCCTGTACCTCCTGTTCGATGGCGCTGCGCAACGAGTACCCCGAGCTGTTCGACATCGACGGGATCGACGACCTCGCCGCGCACACCTACGACGCCGTCGAGTACCTCCGGATCCACACCGACGTCCGCCAGGAACTCGAAGCGGCCGAAGTCTCGGGCGAACTCGAAGAGGAGTTCGCCTACCACGCGCCGTGTCACGCCCGCAATCAGGGGCTGGAACGCCAGGCGATCGAGCTCTTCCGCGATCTCGACGGCGTCGCGGTCGAGGACGTCGGCGAGTCCTGCTCGGGCATCTCGGGCACCTACGGCTGGAAGTCCGAGAAATACGAGAAGTCGATGGAGATCGGCTCGGAGATGTTCGAGCACATGGAGGAATCCGAGGGGACGACCGGCATGACCGAGTGTCCCACCTGTGCGAGCCAGATGGAACACGGCACCGGCTACGAGGTCCGCCACCCGCTCGAACTCATCGAAGCCGCGCTGATCGACTGA
- a CDS encoding GNAT family N-acetyltransferase, whose amino-acid sequence MPGPAFLRGESVSLHTWEQEDYEFFERHRNEKAIRRPLTDVAPRNRQQVEQHFEERVYDDDGMAFLICAGDREAMRTGDEDGLTRVGEIGIPWINEPHGSGMLMYWIAPDQQGNGYATEATKLLLDHAFGQRRLNKVWAMVIEPNDASQAVLESLGFEQEGSFRKETFYDGEYVDSRRYGMLAEDWLD is encoded by the coding sequence ATGCCCGGCCCCGCGTTCCTTCGTGGTGAGTCTGTCAGCCTCCACACCTGGGAGCAAGAGGACTACGAGTTCTTCGAACGGCACCGCAACGAGAAAGCGATCCGGCGGCCGCTGACTGACGTCGCGCCGCGGAACCGGCAACAGGTCGAACAGCACTTCGAAGAGCGGGTGTACGACGACGACGGCATGGCGTTTCTGATCTGCGCGGGCGATCGCGAGGCGATGCGAACCGGCGACGAAGACGGACTGACTCGCGTCGGCGAGATCGGCATCCCGTGGATCAACGAGCCACACGGGTCCGGAATGCTGATGTACTGGATCGCGCCCGATCAGCAGGGCAACGGATACGCCACGGAAGCGACGAAGCTCCTGCTTGATCACGCCTTCGGCCAGCGACGGCTCAACAAGGTCTGGGCGATGGTGATCGAGCCCAACGACGCCTCCCAGGCCGTCCTCGAATCGCTGGGTTTCGAGCAGGAGGGATCGTTCCGCAAGGAGACGTTCTACGACGGCGAGTACGTCGACAGCCGCCGATACGGGATGCTCGCCGAAGACTGGCTGGACTGA
- the glpA gene encoding anaerobic glycerol-3-phosphate dehydrogenase subunit GlpA produces the protein MASTPHVVVIGGGSTGIGIARDLAMRDLDVTLVEQGNLTHGTTGRMHGLLHSGGRYAVSDQASAKECIQENRVLRDIASHCVEMTGGMFVKRPEDSEEYFQKKLDGCRECDIPAEVISGEEARKREPHLAKDIDKAIAVPDGAIDPFRLVVANAASAEQHGARIETHSPVTDLLIEDGEVVGVEVEHKSGPGIRVHGTEGGTEEIRADYVVNASGAWAGQIGDMADVDIEVRPSKGVMTIMNIRQVDTVINRCRPKGDADIVVPHETTAILGTTDEEVEDPEDYPEEQWEVDLMIDTLKELVPMLDEARTIRSFWGVRPLYEPPDVGSEDPTDITRDFFLLDHEERDDLPGMTSIVGGKFTTYRLMAEKISDHVCEQFGIERECRTADEPLPGSEDFSVLRDYMEEFGLRSPVGRRSVERLGSRADEVLTTDDPNPVICECEGVTRAEVQDAIEQSGSDLNAVRIRTRASMGNCQGGMCVHRLASELHEANVDGETFDETVAREAWDELLQERWKGQRHALWGQQLSQAMLNYALHATTQNRDNDPADGEPIDFAAFDAGADASGEPGGADVAADGGERDGY, from the coding sequence ATGGCTTCTACACCACACGTTGTCGTGATCGGCGGAGGTTCGACCGGTATCGGTATCGCGCGCGATCTCGCGATGCGCGATCTGGACGTGACGCTCGTCGAGCAGGGAAACCTCACCCACGGGACGACCGGCCGAATGCACGGCCTGCTTCACAGCGGCGGCCGCTATGCCGTCTCCGATCAGGCCAGCGCGAAGGAGTGTATTCAGGAGAATCGCGTCCTCCGAGACATCGCATCCCACTGCGTCGAGATGACCGGCGGGATGTTCGTCAAGCGCCCGGAGGACTCGGAGGAGTACTTCCAGAAGAAACTCGACGGGTGCCGGGAGTGTGACATCCCGGCGGAAGTAATCTCCGGCGAGGAGGCGCGCAAGCGCGAGCCACACCTCGCGAAGGACATCGACAAGGCCATCGCCGTGCCGGACGGGGCGATCGATCCGTTCCGGCTCGTGGTCGCCAACGCCGCCAGCGCCGAACAGCACGGCGCGCGTATCGAGACCCATTCGCCGGTGACCGACCTGTTGATCGAGGACGGCGAGGTCGTCGGCGTCGAGGTCGAGCACAAGTCCGGCCCCGGGATCCGCGTCCACGGGACCGAAGGCGGGACCGAAGAGATCCGCGCCGACTACGTCGTCAACGCCAGCGGGGCCTGGGCGGGACAGATCGGCGACATGGCCGACGTCGATATCGAGGTCCGACCGTCGAAAGGCGTGATGACGATCATGAACATCCGGCAGGTCGACACGGTCATCAACCGCTGTCGACCGAAGGGCGACGCCGACATCGTCGTGCCCCACGAGACGACCGCGATCCTCGGGACGACCGACGAGGAGGTCGAGGACCCCGAGGACTACCCCGAAGAACAGTGGGAAGTCGACCTGATGATCGACACGCTCAAGGAACTCGTGCCGATGCTCGATGAGGCGCGGACGATCCGCTCCTTCTGGGGCGTGCGCCCGCTGTACGAACCGCCGGACGTCGGCAGCGAGGACCCGACAGACATCACGCGGGACTTCTTCCTGCTGGACCACGAAGAGCGCGACGACCTGCCGGGCATGACGAGCATCGTCGGCGGGAAGTTCACGACCTACCGGCTGATGGCCGAGAAGATCAGCGACCACGTCTGCGAGCAGTTCGGCATCGAGCGCGAGTGCCGGACCGCCGATGAACCGCTGCCGGGCAGCGAGGACTTCTCGGTCCTGCGCGATTACATGGAGGAGTTCGGGCTTCGATCGCCGGTCGGGCGGCGCAGCGTCGAGCGACTCGGCTCGCGCGCGGACGAGGTGCTCACGACCGACGACCCGAACCCGGTGATCTGTGAGTGTGAGGGCGTCACGCGCGCGGAGGTCCAGGACGCCATCGAGCAGTCCGGCTCGGATCTCAACGCCGTCCGCATCAGGACCCGCGCCTCGATGGGCAACTGTCAGGGCGGCATGTGCGTCCACCGGCTGGCGAGTGAACTCCACGAGGCCAACGTCGACGGCGAAACCTTCGACGAAACCGTCGCCCGCGAGGCCTGGGACGAACTGCTTCAGGAGCGCTGGAAGGGCCAGCGCCACGCCCTCTGGGGCCAGCAACTCTCCCAGGCGATGCTGAACTACGCGCTCCACGCGACCACCCAAAACCGCGACAACGACCCCGCAGACGGCGAGCCGATCGACTTCGCCGCGTTCGACGCCGGGGCCGACGCCTCCGGCGAGCCGGGCGGTGCCGACGTCGCGGCCGACGGGGGTGAGCGGGATGGCTATTGA
- the glpB gene encoding glycerol-3-phosphate dehydrogenase subunit GlpB yields the protein MAIESDVLVIGGGLAGLSSAISAAREGADVRLVTYKQSTLRQASGLIDVLGYTPDGEGPLTDPYSAIPELPDEHPYRLLGEDTVREAMSMFDEVVDTYRGGHTDTNALLPTYGGTVKPTARYPDGAAAGLASDDRDLLLVGFEAMPDFDAPHVAAHLEAAGVPFDVRGETIQFPGDLQDDAKVTRYAKLLEKNGPVEVRGRERGARDALVERLNPLIEDEKRVGLPAVLGDADAAGVRAALEAELGVEVFEVPATPPSLPGVRLEDRLFEAFDEAGGNFESGNPVVSFDGQNRVETVYVDKQSARIPYSADQFVLATGGLVGKGVESDREHVYEPIFDCHVEHSEDRYDWFDEAVFGDHPFAGFGVDPDTELRPLDSGGSPEFENLRAAGSVLGGHDFAAEKSGSGVSIATGYHAGRLAAQEAQ from the coding sequence ATGGCTATTGAATCGGACGTGCTGGTGATCGGCGGCGGTCTCGCGGGGCTGTCGAGTGCGATCTCGGCCGCGCGCGAGGGCGCTGACGTGCGACTGGTCACGTACAAACAGAGCACGCTCCGGCAGGCGTCGGGGCTGATCGACGTACTCGGGTACACCCCAGACGGTGAGGGGCCACTGACTGACCCCTACAGCGCCATCCCCGAACTCCCCGACGAGCACCCGTATCGGCTCCTCGGCGAGGATACTGTCAGGGAGGCGATGTCGATGTTCGACGAGGTCGTCGACACCTACCGGGGCGGACACACGGACACCAATGCCCTGCTGCCGACCTACGGCGGGACGGTCAAGCCGACCGCTCGGTACCCCGACGGTGCGGCCGCCGGGCTCGCCAGCGACGACCGCGACCTCCTGCTGGTCGGGTTCGAGGCGATGCCCGACTTCGACGCGCCCCACGTCGCGGCCCACCTCGAGGCCGCGGGCGTGCCGTTCGACGTGCGCGGGGAGACGATCCAGTTCCCCGGCGATCTCCAGGACGACGCCAAGGTGACCCGATACGCGAAACTGCTCGAGAAGAACGGTCCCGTCGAAGTGCGCGGCCGCGAGCGCGGGGCCCGGGACGCGCTGGTCGAACGCCTCAACCCCTTGATCGAGGACGAAAAGCGCGTCGGCCTGCCGGCAGTCCTCGGCGATGCCGACGCCGCCGGCGTCCGGGCAGCGCTCGAAGCGGAGCTCGGCGTCGAGGTCTTCGAGGTGCCGGCGACGCCACCGTCGCTACCCGGCGTCCGACTGGAGGATCGGCTCTTCGAGGCGTTCGACGAGGCCGGCGGCAACTTCGAGAGCGGCAACCCCGTCGTCTCGTTTGACGGACAGAACCGCGTCGAGACCGTCTACGTCGACAAGCAGAGCGCGCGGATTCCCTACAGCGCCGACCAGTTCGTGCTCGCCACCGGTGGCCTCGTCGGCAAGGGCGTCGAGTCCGACCGCGAGCACGTCTACGAACCGATCTTCGACTGTCATGTCGAACACTCGGAGGACCGATACGACTGGTTCGACGAGGCCGTCTTCGGTGACCACCCGTTCGCCGGATTTGGCGTCGATCCCGACACCGAACTGCGGCCACTCGATTCGGGCGGCTCGCCGGAGTTCGAAAACCTGCGAGCCGCCGGTTCGGTCCTCGGTGGGCACGACTTCGCCGCCGAGAAATCCGGCAGTGGCGTCTCGATCGCGACAGGATATCACGCTGGCCGTCTCGCGGCACAGGAGGCACAATGA
- a CDS encoding HPr family phosphocarrier protein, giving the protein MERTVTIVPEAGLHARPASKLVETANEFESELQIAAGGEEPVDARSMLAVSSMAAEQGEDVRLIADGPDAEAALDALEEVLTTPEDEYDE; this is encoded by the coding sequence ATGGAGCGAACTGTCACCATCGTCCCGGAGGCCGGGCTGCACGCTCGACCCGCCTCGAAACTCGTCGAAACGGCCAACGAATTCGAGTCCGAGCTGCAGATCGCCGCCGGCGGCGAGGAGCCCGTCGACGCGCGCAGCATGCTCGCCGTATCAAGTATGGCTGCCGAACAGGGCGAGGACGTTCGGTTGATCGCCGACGGGCCCGACGCCGAGGCAGCGCTCGACGCGCTGGAGGAGGTCCTCACGACGCCGGAGGACGAGTACGATGAGTGA
- a CDS encoding GNAT family N-acetyltransferase translates to MPGPTFQSGERVSLRPVEEDDLDAFARARSDPDLRVPLCLDTQQNREALEEFHEETISGGDGRWFVVSADEATVGAVMFPDLREGDGVADLAYWILPEHQGEGFGREAVSLLLEYGFEELRLHRVRADCLATNDASRGLLESLGFSREGRFREAVFQNGTYVDTLRYGLLESEWRDR, encoded by the coding sequence ATGCCCGGTCCGACTTTCCAGTCGGGCGAGCGCGTGTCCCTCCGCCCCGTCGAGGAAGACGATCTCGACGCGTTCGCCCGCGCCCGAAGCGATCCGGATCTGCGCGTGCCGCTGTGTCTCGACACGCAGCAGAACCGCGAGGCGCTCGAAGAGTTCCACGAGGAGACGATCTCCGGCGGCGACGGTCGCTGGTTCGTCGTGTCGGCGGACGAAGCGACCGTCGGCGCAGTGATGTTCCCCGACCTCCGGGAAGGTGACGGCGTGGCCGATCTCGCCTACTGGATCCTACCCGAACACCAGGGCGAGGGGTTCGGCCGAGAGGCGGTCTCGCTGTTGCTCGAATACGGCTTCGAGGAACTGCGCCTCCACCGTGTCCGCGCGGACTGTCTCGCCACGAACGACGCTTCCCGCGGCCTGCTCGAGTCGCTTGGCTTCTCCCGGGAGGGGCGGTTCCGCGAGGCCGTCTTCCAGAACGGAACGTACGTCGACACGCTCCGCTATGGACTGCTCGAATCCGAGTGGAGGGATCGCTGA